From the genome of Globicephala melas chromosome 14, mGloMel1.2, whole genome shotgun sequence, one region includes:
- the LOC132593352 gene encoding uncharacterized protein, which translates to MVKSPADQQFLPYCDGLALHYVPGLKSYFTERSPVERKLEAAAQRAHPRGTGGGQRFPPPSARKRLNGHLLSLVPPASPRQGRAPRPGAGPGAAHPGPAPIPEVLRGEEERRTWAAPHALRFPQSPVRARARPSPAEFNTMPTPTPCATPRPAQQLRRRGRGGWPDRARGRARARAGDSARPEEAGSARARPRPRAGRRSRSSSGSSCRSRCSWEKRQRGRACSGRTGSLPSPSLSAPLPQTHFRSSQPCRRRSSGGSSRRRRRGDYGRITHLTGRPLGAPARDAHRQPPLGTRFAVAAGREGPATGNGTRIAPLPFLPPSSSPPPALSASVPSPSRKAPDGAAADSPPPGSGGWFCQAARAPAPGAAAPAPAGRPCPRFPEPGPRVVRALRLPSAEAPGLGSFVFFVATVAAGTVCELRWPPPPPSLSLSPGRGRHVGTGPGRRRRCALTCRRCRCGGGCGGGTAGQPWPCSPRRRRLCFSLLLLLLPPRSVSPARRRRRRRGFSCPVTLRSHDRESGATSAKRLRAAPAGGERRRESCGGKSPLRPPSRLPSPRPPPPPAALPPPQPPPPAALSTLPLPPRLRALLQPNFCRPCAAEARKLLSTYWGWRLESQAPCLHEVLGRTILEMLGEGMENYCLDPSASLCLTSLAYSFVPLLPVLA; encoded by the coding sequence ATCGCCCGTGGAGCGGAAGCTGGAAGCCGCCGCTCAGCGCGCCCACCCCCGCGGCACGGGCGGGGGCCAGCGtttccccccaccctctgccaGAAAGCGGCTCAACGGCCACCTACTCAGCCTAGTCCCGCCAGCCTCGCCCCGCCAAGGGCGGGCGCcgaggccgggggcggggccaggcgcCGCacaccccggccccgcccccatccccgaggtgctgaggggagaggaggagcgACGCACTTGGGCCGCGCCGCACGCTCTCCGCTTTCCTCAGTCCCCCGTGCGCGCGCGCGCTCGCCCAAGTCCCGCGGAGTTTAACACAATGCCGACGCCTACGCCGTGCGCAACGCCCCGGCCGGCGCAACAGCTCcggcgccgggggcggggggggtggccAGACAGGGCGAGGGGAAGAGCGCGCGCGAGAGCGGGAGACAGCGCGAGACCCGAGGAGGCCGGAAGCGCGCGTGCGCGCCCCCGCCCGCGAGCGGGGAGGCGGAGCCGCAGCAGTAGCGGCAGCAGCTGTAGGAGCCGCTGCAGCTGGGAGAAGCGCCAGAGAGGCCGGGCCTGCTCCGGTCGGACCggatccctcccctccccctccctctccgctcccctcccccaaacccacttCCGCAGCTCGCAGCCTTGCCGCCGAAGAAGCAGCGGCGGTAGCAGCAGGAGGCGGCGGCGAGGCGATTACGGAAGGATTACGCACCTGACGGGCCGGCCTCTTGGGGCTCCAGCGCGGGACGCTCACCGGCAGCCGCCGCTCGGGACGCGCTTCGCGGTGGCGGCGGGAAGGGAGGGACCGGCGACGGGGAACGGAACGCGAATcgcccccctcccctttctccctccctcctcctctccgcCGCCCGCCCTCTCGGCTTCCGTCCCCTCCCCCTCGCGCAAAGCCCCGGATGGAGCTGCTGCCGACTCGCCGCCGCCTGGCTCCGGGGGATGGTTTTGTCAGGCGGCCAGAGCCCCGGCGCCAGGCGCAGCCGCCCCCGCCCCTGCGGGGCGCCCGTGCCCTCGCTTCCCAGAACCGGGTCCCCGTGTGGTCCGGGCCCTCCGCCTGCCTTCAGCTGAAGCCCCGGGACTGGGGTCATTCGTCTTCTTTGTTGCCACCGTCGCTGCCGGAACCGTTTGCGAGCTCCGGTGGCCCCCGCCCCCCCCTTCGCTTTCCCTGAGCCCGGGCCGGGGGCGGCACGTGGGCACCGGCCCCGGGAGGAGGAGGCGGTGCGCGCTTACCTGTCGCCGGTGTCGCTGCGGCGGGGGGTGTGGAGGAGGCACCGCTGGGCAGCCTTGGCCGTGCtctccccgccgccgccgcctctgcttctctctgctgctgctgctgctgccgccgcggTCGGTGTCtccggcgcggcggcggcggcggcggcggggcttTTCCTGTCCGGTTACGTTAAGGTCACATGACCGAGAGAGCGGAGCGACTAGTGCAAAGAGGCTGAGAGCGGCTCCCGCCGGGGGGGAGAGGCGGCGAGAGAGCTGTGGCGGCAAGAGCCCCCTCCGCCCCCCcagccgcctcccctccccccgcccgccTCCGCCTCCTGCTGCTctgccgccgccgcagccgccgccgcctgcAGCACTAAGTACGCTGCCGCTCCCACCCAGGCTCCGCGCTCTACTCCAGCCAAACTTCTGCAGACCATGTGCAGCCGAGGCGAGGAAACTTCTCTCCACCTATTGGGGCTGGAGGCTTGAGTCACAAGCCCCATGTTTACATGAAGTGTTAGGTAGGACAATCCTGGAGATGCTCGGGGAAGGGATGGAGAATTACTGCTTGGATCCTTCTGCAAGCTTGTGCTTGACATCTCTAGCCTATAGCTTTGTCCCTCTGCTTCCCGTATTAGCATAA